One genomic segment of Marinitoga piezophila KA3 includes these proteins:
- a CDS encoding PQQ-binding-like beta-propeller repeat protein, which yields MKKFFVLFLTMVFMGMGYGALLKSVDGNTVTTEIIEIKDGVVKMKVFNQIMTVMLDNVLYISFDEKTTSDYGVIVDDKIFEGKLTSYASGTANIQMNIGELILNDVSKLKFVNVAHPEVPDVEWTRKEQPTNFEITLGDNYTEIKGNIFEAKDNQLFLNIPVLGQGALDLSVIKSISYPKYEFKKPYTLKLYNGYEFKYEKLIKKVNDYYFFDVGYGTLSLLNNAIYGFSGGMEKPESKYTYFVLQNGMKFFGDITGSDEANINVTSIFGEHTISKDSILTYAKIPDENTMVVLSKDGILYGNYTKENRKISFKPQNKSDIDLIDVVSEKTTENVLKNPEINWDLKSNVIGKAIALSKYNLLAYGNDKMVMIVSDITNEGFDSYNHDNKITALAFDDEDQLLYSGDEKGILNVYNLTTKKIDYTFNFKNGITYLTAKNKMVYVALKNGNLYVITGTEKKLLVDLKEEITKVSVNDRAIYISTLDGMVSKIDKFNGKLIWKVKFNNTITDILLLKNDKYLIAAEFDGKISIINIEDGNVLTSFKSFEGVYNVSPSLLKKYFIVSGKGGNVEIWNSVNLNKVYSFNLKYDIKYALVDKTGDVIFLLGKDSVKSMKIFQY from the coding sequence GTGAAAAAGTTTTTTGTATTGTTTTTGACTATGGTATTTATGGGGATGGGGTATGGAGCATTACTAAAGTCTGTTGATGGAAATACTGTTACAACAGAAATCATTGAAATAAAAGATGGCGTTGTAAAAATGAAAGTTTTTAATCAGATAATGACAGTAATGCTTGATAATGTTTTATATATTTCTTTTGATGAAAAAACAACGTCTGATTATGGAGTAATTGTTGATGATAAGATTTTTGAAGGTAAATTAACTTCTTATGCATCTGGAACAGCTAATATCCAAATGAATATTGGTGAATTAATATTAAACGATGTTTCAAAGCTAAAGTTTGTAAATGTTGCACATCCAGAGGTTCCAGATGTTGAATGGACAAGAAAAGAACAGCCCACTAACTTTGAAATAACATTAGGGGATAATTATACTGAAATTAAAGGTAATATATTTGAAGCTAAAGATAATCAATTGTTTTTGAATATTCCTGTTTTAGGGCAAGGTGCTCTTGATTTATCAGTAATAAAAAGTATTTCATATCCGAAATATGAATTTAAAAAACCATATACTCTAAAACTTTATAATGGTTATGAATTTAAATATGAAAAACTCATAAAAAAGGTAAATGATTATTATTTCTTTGATGTTGGCTATGGAACTTTGAGTTTATTAAATAATGCTATTTACGGATTTTCTGGAGGTATGGAAAAACCTGAAAGCAAATATACATATTTTGTATTGCAAAATGGAATGAAATTTTTTGGAGATATTACAGGTAGTGATGAAGCAAATATAAATGTAACAAGCATTTTTGGAGAACATACAATTTCAAAGGATTCAATTTTAACCTATGCAAAAATTCCTGACGAAAATACAATGGTTGTTCTTTCAAAGGATGGAATATTATATGGAAATTATACAAAAGAAAACAGAAAAATCTCATTTAAACCGCAGAACAAAAGCGATATAGATTTAATAGATGTTGTTTCAGAAAAAACTACAGAAAACGTTTTGAAAAATCCTGAAATAAATTGGGATCTAAAAAGCAATGTAATAGGTAAAGCTATAGCTTTAAGTAAATATAATCTTCTTGCTTATGGAAATGACAAAATGGTTATGATTGTATCAGATATAACCAATGAAGGTTTTGATAGTTACAATCACGATAATAAAATCACGGCACTTGCTTTTGATGATGAAGATCAGTTATTATATTCTGGTGATGAAAAAGGTATATTAAATGTTTATAATCTTACTACAAAGAAGATTGATTATACCTTTAATTTTAAAAACGGCATAACCTATTTAACAGCGAAAAATAAAATGGTATATGTAGCTTTAAAAAATGGCAATTTATATGTAATTACCGGAACAGAGAAAAAGCTCCTTGTTGATTTAAAAGAAGAAATAACAAAAGTTAGTGTAAATGACAGAGCTATCTATATTTCAACATTAGATGGTATGGTTTCTAAAATTGATAAATTTAATGGTAAGTTAATCTGGAAGGTTAAATTCAATAATACAATTACAGATATCTTATTGTTAAAAAATGACAAATATCTTATTGCAGCAGAATTTGATGGAAAAATTTCTATAATAAATATTGAAGATGGAAATGTTTTAACTTCCTTTAAATCATTTGAAGGTGTGTATAACGTTTCACCATCTCTTTTGAAAAAATATTTTATTGTTTCCGGTAAAGGCGGTAATGTGGAAATATGGAATAGTGTAAATTTGAATAAAGTTTATAGTTTTAACTTAAAATACGATATAAAATATGCTTTAGTTGATAAAACAGGAGATGTGATTTTCTTACTTGGAAAGGATTCTGTAAAATCAATGAAAATATTTCAATATTAA
- the feoB gene encoding ferrous iron transport protein B yields MTFEIAIIGNPNVGKTSIFNIITGSRQYIANWPGVTVEKKVGSFKYMGHNFKLVDLPGIYTLSAQSDDEKVARDYLINESPDAVVVVADALNLERSMYLLTQILEMNLPVVLAINSIDEAEAKGKVINPSFISKTLNIPVILTSAKKNIGIDKLLEEIHKTAETKHVPAKNFLYTDKINEYINEFINEVKKYSMLNSYDSRWLAIYYLEFGNKNFHYPEELIEHINKKFDMNKLKSEFMNWKFKFISSLINSAVVEEGRSWAMRDILDHVMTHKVLGLLIYVIALYFVFSLTFNIASPLSDLIDMGFSALGNLIDGKIQIPWLNSLIVDGIIGGVGGVLVFIPQLFVLFFFMGFLEESGYLPRAAFLVDKLVRKFGLSGRSFMSIILGFGCSVPAIMSTKTIANKKERMALILSIPFASCSARLPVFILLISAFFDKNAAFILLSVYITSILLVLISAKILQIFFIRGEEVPFTIELPRFRMPTFRNLALYSWNRGKHFLEKAGGIILIATIFIWLLSYFPNNNDIANSYAAMLGKFFEPITMHLGWNWQTNISLLFGAVAKEVVASSYMTILNVGEDGISYALRTILTERSALALIFFVLTYIPCFATLSVIKQETNSWKWMFFELFYTLLVAYGLANLVYWIGGFIL; encoded by the coding sequence GGAGTTACTGTAGAAAAAAAGGTTGGTTCATTTAAATACATGGGACACAACTTTAAATTAGTTGACTTACCCGGTATTTATACGCTTTCAGCCCAAAGTGACGATGAAAAGGTTGCACGTGATTATTTAATAAATGAATCTCCTGATGCTGTAGTCGTTGTTGCTGATGCATTAAACCTTGAACGTTCAATGTATCTTTTGACTCAGATTTTAGAAATGAATTTACCGGTTGTTCTGGCAATAAATTCAATTGATGAAGCTGAAGCAAAAGGAAAGGTTATAAATCCTTCATTTATTTCAAAAACATTGAATATCCCCGTAATTTTAACTTCTGCGAAGAAAAATATTGGTATTGATAAATTACTTGAAGAAATTCATAAAACTGCTGAAACAAAACATGTTCCTGCGAAAAATTTTCTTTATACAGATAAAATCAATGAGTACATAAACGAATTTATAAATGAAGTGAAAAAATATTCCATGTTAAATTCATATGATTCAAGATGGTTGGCAATATACTATCTTGAATTTGGAAATAAAAACTTTCATTATCCTGAAGAGTTAATAGAACATATTAACAAAAAATTCGATATGAATAAATTAAAATCAGAATTCATGAACTGGAAATTTAAATTTATCTCTTCTCTTATAAACAGCGCTGTCGTTGAAGAAGGTAGAAGCTGGGCAATGAGGGACATTTTAGATCATGTAATGACACATAAAGTTTTAGGGTTATTAATTTATGTTATTGCATTGTATTTTGTATTTTCTTTAACCTTTAATATTGCCAGTCCTCTTTCTGATCTAATTGATATGGGATTTAGCGCATTAGGTAACTTAATTGATGGTAAGATTCAAATTCCATGGTTAAATTCATTGATTGTAGATGGAATTATCGGTGGAGTTGGCGGAGTTTTAGTATTTATCCCACAACTTTTCGTGCTATTTTTCTTTATGGGATTTTTAGAAGAATCTGGGTATTTACCTCGTGCCGCATTTCTTGTTGATAAACTGGTTAGAAAATTCGGTCTTAGCGGACGTTCTTTTATGTCAATAATTTTAGGATTTGGATGTAGTGTTCCAGCAATAATGTCAACAAAAACTATTGCCAATAAGAAAGAAAGAATGGCTTTAATTTTAAGTATCCCATTTGCTTCATGTTCAGCAAGATTACCTGTATTTATACTTTTAATAAGCGCCTTTTTCGATAAAAATGCTGCATTTATATTGCTTTCTGTATATATTACCAGTATTTTATTAGTTTTAATTTCAGCTAAAATATTACAAATCTTCTTTATCCGTGGTGAAGAAGTTCCATTTACAATAGAATTGCCACGTTTTAGAATGCCTACATTTAGAAATCTTGCTTTATATTCATGGAATAGAGGAAAACATTTCCTTGAAAAAGCTGGAGGAATTATATTAATCGCAACTATTTTTATCTGGCTTTTATCTTATTTTCCAAATAATAATGATATAGCTAATTCATATGCAGCAATGCTTGGTAAATTCTTTGAACCTATAACAATGCACTTAGGATGGAATTGGCAAACAAATATTTCCTTATTATTCGGAGCTGTTGCAAAAGAAGTTGTTGCATCATCATATATGACCATATTAAACGTTGGAGAAGACGGAATTTCATATGCTTTGAGAACTATTTTAACAGAACGTTCAGCTTTAGCTTTAATATTCTTTGTATTGACATATATTCCATGCTTTGCTACACTTAGTGTAATTAAACAAGAAACAAATAGCTGGAAATGGATGTTCTTTGAATTATTTTATACATTATTGGTAGCTTATGGCCTTGCCAATCTTGTATATTGGATTGGAGGTTTTATATTATGA
- a CDS encoding complex I subunit 5 family protein: MAILLILFPVSMGIIAYLSRHHHQKIGYITYAFLITLNTYLMFFGKEERIFPGGWNRFNGIEIYFPREMYVVAFFFNIMMFIIYWRSARRHDNIFTALWLIINGTLIGILTSEDFFNTYVHLELISISSFLLIGIGRNERRIWASLKYMFLSYIGLTFYLIGVGLIYAQTGSLNLHIAFSKEPNPLAVSLIVTGLLVKSGMIFLSAWLPTAHSEASSEISAVLSGYIAPIGTYVIYSFALYDGFYNEIKEILLIYGFISLIIGGILAFLENDAKRILAYSTISQMGLAMIIIAEKKELFIPFFIMHMIYKSLAFYNVGRIYEKTHIRSIILLRDVNNYDINKMLAIFSIFGLSGIFPSHGFFVKESIGIHGDLKILLYISAFTTAMYSIKIINALKLSKKIYYSTILISIIPLIGIVEYHFTKLDLIISITALIVSLAVSNLKTKSLSIKLNYLENSLILQIFSIVIGYYIIKLI; encoded by the coding sequence ATGGCTATTTTATTGATTTTATTTCCTGTATCAATGGGAATTATAGCATATCTTTCCAGACATCACCATCAAAAAATTGGTTATATAACCTATGCTTTTCTTATTACATTAAATACGTATTTAATGTTCTTTGGAAAAGAAGAAAGAATATTTCCAGGTGGTTGGAATAGATTTAACGGAATAGAAATCTATTTTCCGAGAGAAATGTATGTTGTTGCCTTCTTTTTCAATATTATGATGTTTATAATATATTGGCGTTCAGCAAGACGTCATGATAATATCTTTACGGCACTCTGGCTTATTATAAATGGTACGCTCATTGGTATATTAACCTCAGAAGATTTTTTTAATACATATGTTCATTTAGAATTAATTTCAATATCTTCATTTTTGCTAATTGGAATAGGAAGAAATGAAAGAAGGATATGGGCAAGTTTAAAATATATGTTTTTGAGTTATATTGGATTAACCTTTTATTTAATAGGAGTTGGTCTAATATATGCACAAACTGGAAGCTTGAATTTACATATAGCATTTTCAAAAGAACCAAATCCTTTAGCTGTTTCACTTATTGTTACTGGATTGTTAGTTAAAAGCGGTATGATTTTTTTATCTGCATGGTTACCAACAGCACATTCTGAAGCTTCTTCTGAAATTTCCGCGGTTTTATCAGGTTACATTGCACCAATTGGAACTTATGTAATATATTCTTTTGCTTTATATGACGGATTTTATAATGAAATAAAAGAAATTTTATTAATTTATGGTTTTATTTCTTTAATTATTGGTGGTATTTTAGCTTTTCTGGAAAATGATGCCAAAAGGATACTTGCATATTCGACGATATCTCAAATGGGATTAGCAATGATAATTATAGCTGAAAAGAAAGAACTTTTTATTCCGTTTTTTATTATGCATATGATATATAAATCTTTAGCTTTTTACAATGTTGGAAGAATTTATGAAAAAACGCATATTCGTAGTATAATATTATTGAGAGATGTAAATAATTACGATATAAATAAAATGCTGGCTATATTCAGTATTTTTGGTTTATCAGGAATTTTTCCATCACATGGATTTTTTGTAAAAGAAAGTATAGGTATCCATGGGGATTTAAAGATATTATTGTATATATCAGCATTTACAACAGCGATGTATTCAATAAAAATAATAAATGCTTTAAAACTATCAAAAAAAATATATTATTCAACTATATTAATTTCTATTATTCCATTAATTGGAATTGTTGAATATCATTTTACCAAACTTGATTTAATTATTTCCATTACAGCTTTAATAGTTTCACTTGCTGTTTCCAATTTGAAAACGAAATCATTATCTATTAAATTAAATTATCTGGAAAACTCTTTGATATTGCAGATTTTTTCAATTGTTATTGGTTATTATATAATAAAATTAATATAA